In Apostichopus japonicus isolate 1M-3 chromosome 5, ASM3797524v1, whole genome shotgun sequence, a single window of DNA contains:
- the LOC139967572 gene encoding uncharacterized protein, whose protein sequence is MSVSPPILQQMENLENISADSTPCTSATNVGDYQTCERRILEQLRDVTVMNDKWQKYNKERERYVDGIRRDLEKTKKKLQARDKELMEMKARERELEKTIRDNQNIISNFSKLMDDLDEKEAKERTLSMRVCELEKEVDSLRRMNNTTEANAENEQLLQQQLQICIEDFKTEKKEKNKYKQEAISLRKKSMEAESLLQDYQEKIALIKSLEFPTMAREDEERYRHQRRQSSAHPRRQTNCKTPKPSSWPHQSDLLMFGDVIEADSTSIQGSQSDSAVEDRAVEQVGATARVPVKPLFELFPQLKLPSRSSESAFEMDSVFEHEHDEGELIRR, encoded by the exons ATGTCTGTCTCACCACCAATACTACAACAAATGGAGAACCTGGAAAACATCTCAGCAGATTCCACACCGTGTACAAGTGCAACCAATGTGGGGGATTACCAGACTTGCGAAAGGCGAATTTTGGAACAATTGAGAGACGTGACAGTAATGAATGACAAGTGGCAAAAATATAACAAGGAACGTGAAAGATATGTCGACGGGATACGAAGAGACCTCGAAAAAACGAAGAAGAAGCTGCAGGCCAGAGACAAAGAACTCATGGAGATGAAGGCCAGAGAGAGGGAACTTGAGAAAACTATTAGGGACAATCAAAATATCATTAGCAACTTCAGTAAACTCATGGACGATTTGGATGAGAAAGAGGCCAAAGAAAGGACATTGTCGATGAGAGTGTGCGAGCTTGAGAAGGAAGTTGACTCTCTAAGACGAATGAACAATACCACAGAAGCCAATGCAGAGAATGAACAGCTATTGCAACAACAG ctTCAAATATGCATAGAGGACTTCAAGACagaaaagaaggagaaaaacaAGTACAAACAAGAGGCTATCAGTTTGAGAAAGAAGTCGATGGAAGCAGAGTCTCTCCTTCAAGATTATCAGGAAAAG ATCGCTCTGATCAAGTCACTAGAATTTCCGACGATGGCCagagaagatgaagaaagaTACAGGCATCAAAGAAGACAAAGCAGTGCACACCCCAGAAGACAG ACAAACTGCAAGACACCAAAGCCTAGTTCATGGCCTCACCAGTCAGACCTCCTAATGTTTGGTGATGTCATTGAAGCAGACTCCACCAGCATTCAGGGATCACAGAGTGACAGTGCTGTAGAGGACAGAGCTGTAGAGCAAGTGGGTGCAACAGCTCGAGTACCGGTGAAGCCCCTATTTGAATTGTTTCCTCAGCTTAAACTACCATCGAGGAGTTCTGAAAGTGCTTTCGAGATGGATTCGGTATTCGAACACGAACACGATGAAGGTGAACTAATTCGACGTTAG